Proteins encoded in a region of the Rhodoligotrophos appendicifer genome:
- the metH gene encoding methionine synthase — MSQNSPSFGDGAVAEKPDGVEIKAALQAAARERILILDGAMGTQIQGLGFDEDHFRGDHFVGCACHQKGNNDLLILSQPAAVEEIHYRYAKAGADIIETNTFSSTAIAQADYGMEDMVYRLNLDGARLVRRAALRAEREDGKRRFVAGALGPTNRTASISPDVNNPGYRATTFDDLRIAYGEQLRGLIDGGADIILIETIFDTLNAKAAIFACEEIFLEKGVHLPIMISGTITDLSGRTLSGQTPTAFWHSIRHAKPFTVGLNCALGAAAMRPHLAELSGAADTFLCAYPNAGLPNAFGQYDESPEFMAGQVEAFAREGLVNVVGGCCGSTPEHIRAIADAVGKYAPRAIPEFEPLMRLSGLEPFTLTKDIPFVNVGERTNVTGSAKFRKLITAGDYAAALDVARDQVENGAQIIDVNMDEGLIDSQKAMVEYLNLIAAEPDIARVPVMIDSSKWEVIEAGLKCVQGKPIVNSISMKEGEEAFLHHARLCRIYGAAVVVMAFDEQGQADTRARKVEICTRAYKLLTEQAGFAPEDIIFDPNVFAVATGIEEHDNYGVDFIEATGEITASLPHVHISGGVSNLSFSFRGNEPVREAMHAVFLYHAIQRGMDMGIVNAGQLAVYDTIEPGLREACEDVVLNRLPKAGGPATERLLEIAERFKGTAGKEAREKDLAWREWPVEQRISHALVNGITEFIDMDTEEARLAAERPLHVIEGPLMAGMNVVGDLFGAGKMFLPQVVKSARVMKQAVAGLLPHMEAEKLANAAKGIDNGERQTAGKILMATVKGDVHDIGKNIVGVVLACNNYEIIDLGVMVPATKILATAREENVDIIGLSGLITPSLDEMAHVAAEMEREGFDIPLLIGGATTSRVHTAVKIHPRYARGQAVYVTDASRAVGVVSNLLSHEAKPAYVEALRAEYRKVTEAHERSERDKQRLSLARARANPHRIDWSNYTPPKPSFLGTRSFAGWDLAELARYIDWTPFFQTWELKGRYPKILEDEKQGAAARQLFEDAQAMLAKIIDEQWFVPKGVIGFWPANAVGDDIRLFTDDTRTTELETFVTLRQQLSKRDGKPNVALSDFVAPRDSGKPDYLGGFVVTAGIEEVAIAQRFERANDDYNSILVKALADRFAEAFAERLHEKVRKEFWGYAPQENLAPEDLISEPYQGIRPAPGYPAQPDHTEKTTLFKLLDAEREAGVTLTESMAMWPGSSVSGMYLSHPESYYFGVAKVERDQVEDYAARKAMSVRDVERWLAPILNYIPAALAEAAE, encoded by the coding sequence TTGTCGCAGAACTCGCCAAGCTTCGGCGATGGGGCCGTAGCTGAAAAGCCGGATGGCGTTGAGATCAAGGCAGCGCTCCAGGCAGCCGCACGCGAACGCATCCTCATCCTCGACGGCGCCATGGGGACGCAGATCCAGGGTCTTGGCTTCGATGAGGATCACTTCCGCGGTGATCATTTCGTCGGCTGCGCCTGCCATCAGAAGGGCAATAACGACCTGCTGATCCTCTCCCAGCCGGCCGCGGTCGAGGAGATCCACTACCGCTACGCCAAGGCTGGCGCGGACATCATCGAGACGAACACCTTCTCCTCGACGGCGATCGCCCAGGCCGATTACGGCATGGAGGACATGGTCTACCGGCTGAACCTGGACGGAGCCCGCCTCGTGCGCCGAGCGGCCCTCCGCGCCGAGCGGGAGGACGGCAAGCGCCGCTTCGTCGCCGGCGCCTTAGGGCCCACGAACCGGACGGCCTCCATCTCGCCGGATGTCAACAACCCCGGCTATCGGGCCACCACCTTTGATGATTTGAGGATCGCCTATGGCGAGCAGTTGCGCGGCCTGATCGATGGCGGCGCCGACATCATCCTGATCGAGACGATCTTCGATACGTTGAACGCCAAGGCCGCGATCTTTGCCTGCGAGGAGATTTTCCTCGAAAAGGGCGTGCACCTGCCGATCATGATTTCCGGCACGATCACCGATCTGTCCGGCCGCACGTTGTCCGGCCAGACCCCCACCGCCTTCTGGCACTCGATTCGCCATGCCAAGCCGTTCACTGTCGGGCTCAATTGCGCCCTGGGCGCCGCCGCCATGCGCCCGCATCTGGCCGAATTGTCGGGCGCCGCGGACACGTTCCTCTGCGCCTATCCCAATGCCGGCCTTCCCAACGCCTTTGGCCAATATGACGAGAGCCCCGAATTCATGGCGGGCCAGGTCGAGGCCTTTGCGCGCGAAGGCCTGGTCAATGTCGTCGGCGGTTGCTGCGGCTCGACGCCCGAACATATCCGGGCCATCGCCGATGCGGTCGGGAAATATGCACCGCGCGCGATCCCGGAGTTTGAGCCGCTCATGCGCCTGTCCGGCCTCGAGCCGTTCACGCTGACCAAGGACATCCCCTTCGTCAATGTCGGCGAGCGCACCAATGTGACGGGCTCGGCCAAGTTCAGGAAGCTGATCACGGCCGGTGACTATGCCGCCGCCCTGGACGTCGCCCGCGACCAGGTCGAGAACGGCGCCCAGATCATCGACGTCAACATGGACGAGGGGCTGATCGATTCGCAGAAGGCAATGGTCGAGTATTTGAACTTGATCGCCGCCGAGCCGGACATCGCCCGCGTCCCCGTGATGATCGACAGCTCCAAATGGGAGGTGATCGAGGCCGGTCTGAAATGCGTGCAGGGCAAGCCGATCGTGAATTCGATCTCCATGAAGGAGGGTGAGGAGGCCTTCCTGCATCACGCCAGGCTGTGCCGGATCTATGGAGCGGCGGTGGTGGTCATGGCCTTCGACGAGCAGGGCCAGGCTGATACTCGCGCCCGCAAGGTCGAGATCTGCACCCGGGCCTATAAGCTGCTGACCGAGCAGGCGGGTTTCGCACCGGAAGACATCATTTTCGATCCCAATGTCTTCGCCGTCGCCACCGGCATCGAGGAGCACGACAATTACGGCGTCGACTTCATCGAGGCCACCGGCGAGATCACGGCGTCCCTGCCTCACGTCCACATCTCGGGCGGCGTGTCGAACCTGTCCTTCTCCTTCCGCGGCAACGAGCCGGTGCGTGAGGCCATGCACGCGGTCTTTCTCTACCATGCCATCCAGCGCGGCATGGACATGGGCATCGTCAATGCCGGCCAGCTCGCCGTCTACGACACTATAGAGCCGGGTCTGCGCGAGGCCTGCGAGGACGTCGTCCTCAACCGCCTGCCGAAAGCGGGCGGCCCGGCGACCGAGCGCCTGCTGGAGATTGCCGAGCGCTTCAAGGGCACGGCCGGCAAGGAGGCCCGGGAGAAGGACCTCGCCTGGCGTGAATGGCCCGTCGAGCAACGCATTTCCCACGCTCTGGTCAACGGCATCACCGAATTCATCGACATGGACACGGAAGAGGCCAGGCTTGCGGCCGAGCGCCCCCTCCATGTGATCGAGGGCCCGCTGATGGCGGGCATGAACGTGGTCGGCGACCTGTTCGGCGCCGGCAAGATGTTCCTGCCCCAGGTGGTCAAATCGGCCCGCGTGATGAAGCAGGCCGTGGCGGGGCTCCTGCCGCATATGGAGGCGGAAAAACTCGCCAACGCCGCCAAGGGCATCGACAATGGTGAGCGCCAGACCGCCGGCAAGATCCTCATGGCCACGGTGAAGGGCGACGTCCACGACATTGGCAAGAACATCGTCGGCGTCGTGCTCGCCTGCAACAATTACGAGATCATCGATCTCGGCGTGATGGTGCCGGCAACGAAGATCCTCGCCACCGCCAGGGAGGAGAATGTCGACATCATCGGCCTGTCCGGCCTGATCACCCCGTCCCTCGACGAGATGGCTCATGTGGCCGCCGAGATGGAGCGCGAAGGCTTCGACATTCCGCTCCTGATCGGCGGCGCGACCACCAGCCGGGTGCACACGGCGGTGAAGATCCACCCCCGCTACGCCCGCGGCCAGGCCGTCTATGTCACCGACGCCAGCCGTGCCGTCGGCGTGGTCTCCAACCTGCTCTCCCACGAGGCCAAGCCCGCCTATGTGGAGGCCCTGCGCGCCGAATACCGCAAGGTGACCGAAGCCCATGAGCGCTCCGAACGCGACAAGCAGCGCCTTTCGCTCGCCAGGGCGCGGGCCAATCCGCACCGGATCGACTGGTCGAACTACACCCCGCCGAAGCCGTCCTTTCTCGGCACCCGCAGTTTCGCCGGCTGGGACCTGGCCGAGCTCGCCCGCTACATCGACTGGACCCCTTTCTTCCAGACCTGGGAGCTGAAAGGCCGCTATCCCAAGATCCTCGAGGACGAGAAGCAGGGTGCCGCCGCGCGCCAGCTCTTCGAGGACGCCCAGGCCATGCTGGCCAAGATCATCGACGAGCAATGGTTTGTGCCGAAGGGCGTCATCGGCTTCTGGCCTGCAAATGCGGTCGGCGACGACATTCGCCTGTTCACGGATGACACCCGCACCACGGAGCTGGAGACCTTCGTCACGCTCCGCCAGCAGCTCTCCAAGCGCGACGGCAAGCCGAATGTCGCCCTCTCCGATTTCGTGGCGCCTCGCGACAGCGGCAAGCCGGATTATCTCGGCGGCTTCGTGGTGACGGCGGGCATCGAGGAAGTGGCGATCGCTCAGCGCTTCGAGAGAGCGAATGACGATTACAACTCCATCCTCGTGAAGGCGCTGGCCGACCGCTTTGCCGAAGCCTTTGCCGAGCGCCTGCATGAAAAGGTGCGCAAGGAATTCTGGGGCTATGCGCCACAAGAGAATCTGGCGCCCGAGGATCTGATCAGCGAGCCTTATCAGGGCATCCGCCCGGCGCCCGGCTATCCCGCACAGCCCGACCACACCGAGAAGACCACGCTGTTCAAGCTGCTGGACGCGGAGCGCGAGGCGGGTGTCACCCTGACCGAGAGCATGGCCATGTGGCCGGGATCCTCGGTGTCGGGAATGTATCTCTCCCACCCCGAAAGCTATTATTTTGGCGTGGCCAAGGTCGAGCGGGATCAGGTGGAGGATTATGCGGCCCGCAAGGCGATGTCGGTGCGGGACGTCGAGCGCTGGCTGGCACCGATCCTCAACTACATCCCCGCCGCACTCGCGGAAGCCGCCGAGTAG
- a CDS encoding xanthine dehydrogenase family protein molybdopterin-binding subunit, translated as MTDFNQPAPGVLVGRSVRRKEDHRFITGAGRFVDDLVVPGVAHARFLRSPHAHAEIGAIDIRAALAMPGVLAVYTGRDLKQAGIGSLPCGWQLKDRAGNPMAEPPHFVLATDKARHVGEPVAVVIAETAAAAQDAIEAVSVDYRVHEAVADVARAILPEAPRVWDEVKGNLCCDWEIGDSSAVAEAIAGAAHVTRIELINNRLAPVPMEGRAALARYDAGTGLFTLHTTSQNPHTARSIICALLGISDGDMRVISPDVGGGFGGKIPVYPEEVCLCWAARQLNRAVRWTSDRTEAFLTDVHGRDHKTWAELALDRDGTFLGLRVRTLANVGAYLSLGGSAIPTFYYAPLLSGVYRLPAIYCNVELVFTHTSRIDAYRGAGRPEATYLLERLVDQAAHELGMDRIALRRRNFIPREAFPYETPVGLTYDSGDHEATLDLALEAADWQGASRRRAEASARGMLHGIGLSTYVEIAGGMPSHQAASLGARGGRSEIAQIRVNPGGSVTVFSGAHSHGQGHETTFAQIVSDRLGIPIESVRIVQGDTDRIPFGRGTAASRSLVLAGSAIIRALAKIEVKLQAIAAHLLEAPTSELSFSEGVFRIAGTNRSVTVKEVAAAAYSLRSYPPGLEAGLDETAAYDPANWTYPGGCHVCELEIDPETGEMKILRIVAVDDVGHIINPMVVEGQIHGALAQGFGQAVTEHCVFDDAGQMLTASLQDYAVPRADDLPDFTVLTHATACEHNPLKAKGCAEVGTVGLPPAIVNAALDAVRPLGITTLDMPLTPDRLWRAIASSR; from the coding sequence TTGACCGATTTCAATCAACCCGCGCCAGGCGTTCTGGTCGGCCGTTCGGTGCGGCGCAAGGAAGACCATCGCTTCATCACCGGCGCCGGCCGCTTCGTCGACGACCTTGTCGTCCCCGGCGTGGCTCACGCACGTTTCCTGCGCTCGCCGCACGCCCATGCGGAGATCGGCGCGATCGACATCCGGGCAGCGCTCGCCATGCCCGGCGTCCTTGCAGTCTATACCGGCCGGGATCTCAAACAGGCCGGGATTGGCTCCCTGCCCTGCGGCTGGCAGCTCAAGGATCGGGCGGGAAACCCTATGGCCGAGCCGCCGCACTTCGTCCTGGCAACGGACAAGGCCCGCCATGTCGGCGAGCCGGTTGCTGTGGTGATCGCCGAGACCGCCGCGGCCGCCCAGGATGCGATCGAGGCCGTGTCGGTCGACTATCGCGTCCACGAGGCGGTGGCCGATGTAGCGCGGGCGATCCTCCCCGAAGCACCTCGGGTCTGGGACGAGGTCAAGGGCAATCTGTGTTGTGACTGGGAGATCGGGGACTCGTCTGCCGTGGCTGAGGCCATCGCCGGGGCGGCCCATGTGACGCGGATCGAGCTGATCAACAACCGGCTGGCCCCGGTCCCGATGGAGGGCCGGGCGGCCTTGGCGCGGTATGACGCTGGCACCGGATTGTTCACCCTCCACACGACGAGCCAGAACCCGCACACCGCCCGCAGCATCATCTGTGCGCTCCTCGGGATCAGCGACGGCGACATGCGTGTGATCTCCCCCGATGTGGGAGGCGGCTTCGGCGGCAAGATCCCCGTCTATCCCGAGGAGGTCTGCCTGTGCTGGGCCGCCCGGCAGCTGAATCGCGCGGTCCGATGGACCTCCGATCGGACGGAGGCCTTCCTCACCGACGTCCATGGCCGCGACCACAAGACCTGGGCCGAACTCGCCCTCGACCGCGACGGCACCTTCCTCGGCCTGCGGGTCAGGACGCTCGCCAATGTCGGCGCCTATCTGTCCCTGGGTGGCAGTGCCATTCCGACCTTCTACTATGCGCCGCTCCTATCGGGCGTCTACCGGCTGCCGGCGATCTACTGCAACGTTGAGCTCGTCTTTACCCATACCTCCCGCATCGACGCCTATCGCGGTGCCGGCCGACCCGAGGCCACCTATCTGCTAGAACGCTTGGTCGATCAGGCGGCCCATGAGTTGGGCATGGACCGCATTGCCCTGCGGCGGCGCAATTTCATTCCCCGCGAGGCGTTCCCCTACGAAACGCCCGTGGGACTGACCTATGATTCAGGGGATCACGAAGCCACACTCGATCTTGCGCTCGAGGCCGCTGACTGGCAGGGAGCCTCGCGACGTCGTGCCGAAGCCTCCGCGCGGGGGATGCTGCACGGCATCGGCCTGTCGACCTATGTGGAGATCGCCGGCGGCATGCCGAGCCATCAGGCGGCCAGCCTGGGTGCCCGCGGCGGACGGTCCGAGATTGCTCAGATCCGGGTCAATCCCGGAGGGTCGGTCACGGTGTTCAGCGGCGCCCACAGTCATGGTCAGGGCCACGAGACGACCTTCGCCCAGATCGTATCCGATCGATTGGGCATACCGATCGAATCCGTCAGGATCGTCCAGGGCGACACCGATCGCATTCCCTTCGGCCGCGGCACGGCGGCATCTCGCTCCCTGGTGCTGGCTGGCTCGGCCATCATTCGCGCACTGGCCAAGATCGAAGTCAAACTGCAGGCGATCGCAGCTCATCTGCTCGAGGCGCCGACTTCCGAGCTGAGCTTTTCAGAGGGCGTGTTTCGGATCGCCGGCACCAACCGCTCGGTGACCGTCAAGGAGGTGGCGGCGGCCGCCTACAGCCTCCGCAGCTATCCGCCAGGCCTCGAAGCGGGCCTCGATGAGACGGCCGCTTACGATCCCGCAAACTGGACCTATCCCGGCGGCTGTCATGTCTGTGAGCTTGAGATCGATCCCGAGACGGGCGAGATGAAAATCCTCAGAATCGTGGCGGTGGACGATGTCGGCCACATCATCAATCCCATGGTGGTCGAGGGTCAGATTCATGGAGCTCTGGCGCAAGGCTTCGGGCAGGCGGTGACCGAGCACTGCGTCTTCGACGATGCGGGCCAGATGCTGACGGCGTCGCTTCAGGATTACGCGGTGCCGCGCGCCGACGATCTGCCCGATTTCACCGTGCTCACGCATGCCACGGCCTGCGAGCACAACCCCCTCAAGGCCAAGGGATGTGCCGAGGTCGGCACTGTGGGTCTGCCCCCGGCGATCGTCAATGCCGCCCTGGATGCCGTGCGGCCTCTGGGCATCACCACCTTGGACATGCCGCTGACGCCGGACCGGCTGTGGCGGGCGATCGCCTCCTCCCGATAA
- a CDS encoding patatin-like phospholipase family protein, which yields MFKRVAFALAALAMLGLSGCMHPGRVPAVTVADAAEPTVLGLPNARFYIDTDVALMQEEGAKSVQREFAALRLRPGAPLPPARFLALSGGGDDGAFGAGLLVGWTATGRRPSFKIVTGISTGALIAPFAFLGSDYDGVLRAVYTETSQKDIFTPRMVFAALTNDAMSDTTPLYRMISRYVDANLMARIAKEYRKGRLLLIATTNLDAGRPVIWNIGAIANSGHPQAIETIKRILLASASIPGAFPPVMFDVDVNGVPRQEMHVDGGAVAQVFLYPPTISVKGGPKRKREAYIIRNGRFSVPWTTVDRQTLSIAGRAVNTMITSNGIGDLYRIYATTQRDGVDFNLAVIGPDFTVPYKTPFEQSYMRALFNYGYEAAIAGYKWRKTPPGL from the coding sequence ATGTTCAAGAGAGTGGCGTTCGCGCTTGCCGCCCTGGCTATGCTTGGGCTTTCCGGCTGCATGCATCCCGGTCGGGTGCCCGCGGTCACCGTAGCAGATGCCGCCGAACCCACGGTCCTCGGCTTGCCGAACGCCCGCTTCTACATCGACACCGACGTCGCCCTCATGCAGGAGGAAGGCGCCAAATCCGTCCAACGAGAGTTCGCCGCACTGCGTCTGAGGCCGGGAGCGCCCCTGCCTCCGGCGCGGTTCCTCGCCTTGTCGGGCGGCGGTGACGATGGCGCCTTCGGGGCCGGCCTGCTCGTCGGCTGGACGGCCACAGGGCGGCGGCCGTCCTTCAAGATCGTCACGGGCATCAGCACCGGTGCCCTCATCGCGCCCTTCGCGTTTCTCGGTTCCGACTATGACGGGGTTCTGCGCGCCGTCTATACCGAGACCTCGCAGAAGGACATCTTCACGCCGAGGATGGTGTTTGCGGCCCTCACCAACGACGCCATGTCGGACACCACGCCGCTCTATCGCATGATCTCGAGATATGTCGACGCCAACCTGATGGCGCGGATCGCTAAGGAGTATCGCAAAGGGCGGCTGCTGCTCATCGCCACCACCAATCTGGATGCCGGGCGGCCGGTCATCTGGAATATCGGCGCCATCGCCAATAGCGGCCATCCGCAGGCGATCGAGACCATCAAACGCATCCTTCTGGCGTCGGCCTCGATCCCCGGCGCCTTCCCGCCGGTCATGTTCGATGTCGACGTCAATGGCGTACCGCGCCAGGAGATGCATGTGGATGGCGGCGCCGTGGCACAGGTGTTCCTCTATCCGCCGACGATCAGCGTCAAGGGCGGCCCCAAGCGCAAGCGCGAGGCGTATATCATCCGCAATGGCCGCTTCTCCGTGCCGTGGACGACGGTCGACCGGCAGACGCTGTCCATCGCCGGCCGCGCCGTCAACACCATGATCACCAGCAATGGCATCGGTGATCTCTATCGCATCTACGCCACCACCCAACGTGACGGGGTGGATTTCAACCTCGCAGTGATCGGTCCCGATTTCACGGTTCCCTACAAGACGCCGTTTGAGCAGTCCTACATGCGTGCTTTGTTCAATTACGGCTATGAGGCCGCGATTGCGGGCTATAAATGGCGAAAGACGCCTCCGGGGCTTTGA